The genomic region CATCTGCCGGCAGCGGAAGATGTGCCGTTCCCAGTTGATGTTCAGCAGGTTGTCGAGTATTACGCTAACCGTCTGTAATTTTTGACAGGAATTTCAAAAGGCCGCAATTGCGGCCTTTTTTATTGCTGAAAGCCCGCAACATGATGCCATTCGACTTAGGGATAGCAAATAAGAATAATTAAGGAGTAGGCGTAATTAACTGATAGAATGCGTATTATTCTTGACTACATATATGAGAATAGTTATCATTTTTCGCTCGTGTTGCAGGGTGCTTGGCACCGTTGGTTGCAACCTAAACAACGAGCGGGATGATGATGAAGACAGCGAACAATTGTAGGCGTGTAGTGCTTGCTGGAGCTGAAGGATGCAGGGTGTTGTACTGTGAGGAGTGTAATGTCATGGAAATTGAAGTCGGCGCATTGAGTCTGCGCCTGGAAGATCATGCATTCAACTCGTTTGCTGAAATGATTCAGGAAGCGGCCACCCGCTTGGCAATATACACTGCCAACAAGTCCCATAGTCAATTTGCAACCAGCATCAAAAATGTCCACTGAATCTGCACTGGCACGTCTTTCAAAAGAGCAATATATTGAGGGGCAATTGAGTCAGACATCAACTCGCAATCTAGTTCCAAAGCGGACTCCCAGGACACCAGACGCACAGCACTTTTCTGTCAAGGCGTTGATTGTCACTATCTTGGTTCATGCCGCAGTGTTTACCGCATTGATCATTGCTTCCACCCGTGAGCCTCACCGGGAAGAGTCCGCGCCGCCTATCATGGTCAGTCTGGTACAGAGCCCAGAGCCTGTGCCTGAGGTAGCGATTACTGAACCGGAGCCTCAGCCTACACCTAAGCCGCCCCAGCCCAAGCCGAAACCAAAGCCCAAACCCAAGGTAGTGGATAAGCCTGTCCCCATTGAGGCTCCACAGCCTGTGGAGCAGGTGGAGGAGGTCAGGGAGGAGGTGTCGGAGCCACAACCGCAGGAAGCGCAGCAGGCCCCTTCGCAGGCGCCAGTCCAAGATGCGCCAGTGGTTGCTGAAAGGATAGAGCCGGTGCCGCCGCCAGAGCCAAAAGAACAGCCTATCCCGGAAGTGGCGATCAGCGGGGTCTCGTATTCGCACCAGGAAATTCCTGTTTATCCTGCCATGTCCAGGAGGCTGGGAGAACAAGGGGTCGTGATGTTGCGGATACTGATTTCTGAAACGGGCGTGCCTGAGTCCATTGAGATTGAAAGCAGCAGTGGTTCGGAGCGTCTCGACAAGGCTGCACTGGAGGCGACCAAGAAATCGAGGTTCAATCCATACAAGCGTAACAACAAGCCGATGAAGGTCTCCGTGATTGCGCCCGTCCGGTTCTCAATTGCGGATTAGCAAGTTCAACCAGGTTAGTCACACTTTAAATAAATAGGATTAATGCAATATGGAAAATGCATACGAATTTAACAGCTTGGATTTCATTTTGGACGGTGGCCCGGTTTCCATCCTGGTTGCAGTGGTGCTTGTCTTCATGTCGGTGGCAAGCTGGTATCTCATGGTGGTGAAGTTCTATCAGGCCTTGACCATTCGCAGCGCTAACCGGGAATACAGCAACAGTTTCTGGCAGGCATCCTCGATTGAGTCGGCATTGCGCCATGACAGCGGCGAGACCATTGTTTCCCGCGTCGCGAACCAGGCAGTGGATGCAGCCGAGCACCACCAGTCTCATGTCGGCAGCAACGTGGAAGATGCCTGCAACAAAGATGAATTCATTGCCCGTGCCATGCGCCGTCAGATTTCCGCTGAGAGCGAACGTCTTGATTATGGCTTGACCATGCTGGCATCGGTAGGCAGTGTCGCGCCTTTTGTCGGTTTGTTCGGTACGGTATGGGGTATTTACCATGCGTTGGCGAGTATTAGCCAAAGCGGGCAGGCGACTCTGGACAAGGTGGCCGGTCCGGTGGGTGAAGCCTTGATTATGACGGCTTTAGGCCTGGCGGTGGCGATTCCTGCCGTCTTGGCCTATAACGCGCTGGTGCGCCGCAATCGCCTGATTCTGAGCGAGGTCGAGGCTTTCGCTAATGACTTGCACATTTTGTTGACCACTGGCGCTCCATTGAATCCCAGCAGCAAGACCACGGCAGGCGTGGCCGCTGTCCGTACTGGAGCCAAGCTGAAAGAGGTGACAGCATGATGGCAGGCGGTGGAGTCGGTGGCGCGGAGGGCGGCAACCGTCCCATGTCGGAGATCAATACCACGCCGCTTGTAGATGTGATGCTGGTATTGCTGGTGATCTTCATCATCACCGCTCCCTTGTTGACTCATGCGGTCAAGATTGATTTGCCCCAGGCGACCAGTCAGCCTTCCCCGGAAAAGCCTGATATTATCGATATCGCGATTGATGGTGCTGGCACCATGTATTGGAATGACCAGGCCGTTACACTCGAAGAGC from Methylobacillus flagellatus KT harbors:
- a CDS encoding energy transducer TonB, giving the protein MSTESALARLSKEQYIEGQLSQTSTRNLVPKRTPRTPDAQHFSVKALIVTILVHAAVFTALIIASTREPHREESAPPIMVSLVQSPEPVPEVAITEPEPQPTPKPPQPKPKPKPKPKVVDKPVPIEAPQPVEQVEEVREEVSEPQPQEAQQAPSQAPVQDAPVVAERIEPVPPPEPKEQPIPEVAISGVSYSHQEIPVYPAMSRRLGEQGVVMLRILISETGVPESIEIESSSGSERLDKAALEATKKSRFNPYKRNNKPMKVSVIAPVRFSIAD
- a CDS encoding MotA/TolQ/ExbB proton channel family protein, with translation MENAYEFNSLDFILDGGPVSILVAVVLVFMSVASWYLMVVKFYQALTIRSANREYSNSFWQASSIESALRHDSGETIVSRVANQAVDAAEHHQSHVGSNVEDACNKDEFIARAMRRQISAESERLDYGLTMLASVGSVAPFVGLFGTVWGIYHALASISQSGQATLDKVAGPVGEALIMTALGLAVAIPAVLAYNALVRRNRLILSEVEAFANDLHILLTTGAPLNPSSKTTAGVAAVRTGAKLKEVTA
- a CDS encoding ExbD/TolR family protein, which gives rise to MAGGGVGGAEGGNRPMSEINTTPLVDVMLVLLVIFIITAPLLTHAVKIDLPQATSQPSPEKPDIIDIAIDGAGTMYWNDQAVTLEELNARLHEVADKDPQPELHIRADKETRYQVLAEVMAYAQNAGVQKLGFVSDPTPK